ggcaattgttgtgctcatgtttaagctcttgcatcatatgctttgcacccattaatgaagaaatacatagagcatgctaaaatttggtttgcatatttggtttctctaaggtctagataatttctagtattgagtttgaacaacaaggaagacggtgtagagtcttataatgctttcaatatgtcttttatgtgagttttgctgtaccggttcatccttgtgtttgtttcaaataaaccttgctagcctaaaccttgtatcgagagggaatacttctcatgcatccaaaatacttgagccaaccactatgccatttgtgtccaccatacctaccatactacatggtattttcccgccattccaaagtaaattgcttgagtgctacctttaaaattccatcattcacctttgcaatatatagctcatgggacaaatagcttaaaaactattgtggtattgaatatgtaattatgcactttatctcttattaagttgcttgttgtgcgataaccatgtttcttgggaacgccatcaactcattgttgaatttcatgtgagttgctatgcatgttcgtcttgtacgaagtaagggcgatctacactgagttgaatggtttgagcatgcatattgtgagagaagaacattgggccgctaactaaagccatgattcatggtggaagtttcagttttggacaaatatcctcaaatctctaatgagaaaagaattaattgttgtcaaatgcttaaagcattaaaagaggagtccattatctgttgtctatgttgtcccggtatggatgtctaagttgagaataatcaaaagcgagaaatccaaatgcgagctttctccttagacctttgtacgagtggcatagaggtacccctttgtgaaacttggttaaagcatatgtattgcggtgataatccaggtagtccaagctaattaggacaaggtgcgagcactattagtacactatgcatgaggcttgcaacttataagatataatttacatgatgcatatgctttattactaccgttgacaaaattgtttcatgttttcaaaatcaaagctctagcacaaatatagcaatcgatgcttttcctctatgaggaccattcttttactttcaatgttgagtcggttcacctatttctatccacctcaagaagcaaacacttgtgtgaacttgtgcattgattcttacatatttgcttattgcacttattatattactctatgttgacaatatccatgagatatacatgttacaagttgaaagcaaccgctgaaacttaatcttcttttgtgttgcttcaatacctttactttgaattattgctttatgagttaactcttatgcaagacttattgatgcttgtcttgaagtgctattcatgaaaagtctttgctttatgattcacttgtttactcatgtcatacacattgttttgatcgctgcattcactacatatgctttacaaatagtatgatcaagtttatgatggcatgtcactccagaaattatctttgttatcgttttactcgctcgggacgagcgagaactaagcttggggatgctgatacgtctccaacgtatcgataatttcttgtgttccatgccacattattgatgttatctacatgttttatgcacactttatgtcatattcgtgcattttcacggaactaacctattaacaagatgccgaagtgccgattgctgttttctgcttgtttttggtttcgaaatcctagtaaagaaatattctcggaattggacgaaataaaagcccagaggcctattttctcacgaagcttccggaagaccgaagacgagacgaagaggggccacggggagccaaaccctagggcggcgcggcccccttggccgcgcggccctgtggtgtggggcccccgtgccgcctctcgacttgcccttccgcctacttaaagcctccgtggccgaaacccccgcatccgagagccacgatacggaaaacattgcgagacgccgtcgccgccgatcccatctcgggggatcctggagatcgcctccggcaccctgccggagaggggaatcatctcccggaggactctacaccgccatggtcgcctccggagtgatgagtgagtagtctacccctggactatgggtccatagcagtagctagatggttgtcttctccccattgtgctatcattgtcggatcttgtgagctgcctatcatgatcaagatcatctatctgtaattctatatgttgcgtttgttgggatccgatgaatagagaatacttgttatgttgattatcaaagttatgcttatgtgttgtttatgatcttgcatgctctccgttactagtagatgctctggccaagtttttacttttaactccaagagggagtacttatgctcgatagtgggttcatgcctgcattgacacctgggacagtgacagaaagttctaaggttgtgttgtgcttgttgccactagggataaaacattgatgctatgtctaaggatgtagtggttgattacattacgcaccatacttaatgcaattgtcggttgctttgcaacttaatgcgggaggggttcggatgataacctgaaggtggactttttaggcatagatgcagttggatggcggtctatgtactttgtcgtaatgcccaattaaatctcactatactcatcatgatatgtatgtgcatggtcatgctctctttatttgtcaattgcccaaactgtaatttgttcacccaacatgatgttcgtcttatgggagagacacctctagtgaactgtggaccccggtccaattctctttactgaaatacaatctactgcaatacttgtttttacttttttctctgcaaacaatcatcttccacacaatacggttaatcctttgttacagcaagccggtgagattgacaacctcactgtttcgttggggcaaagtactttggttgtgttgtgcaggttccacgttggcgccggaatctccggtgttgcgccgcactacatcccgccgccatcaaccttcaacgtgcttcttggctcctcctggttcgataaaccttggtttctttctgagggaaaacttgctgctgtgctcatcataccttcctcttggggttgcccaacgaacgtgtgaaatacacgctatcaccccccccctctaggcgacatccgtgtcctttcagattTTGATCATAAATTTAATTATAAAATATTAATATGCTGTAAAAAAACATATTGTAGAAAATTTCTTCCAAATACAGTCCCAATGGTACACTTTTTTGGACATATAACAAATATTGCATTTGGTCAGATCCATGATCAAACTTAGACAAATTACGAAGTGGCCTTGCATAGATGAACATAGGGAGTAAAAATATGGAGTTTTCTCAAAGTCAAAGTCCACTGTAAAATCAATTTTGATTTGAGAGAAAAATATAGTATtctatccaaaaaaaaaacatcatgAATGGTGCCAGGCGAGCTTCTAGGTTTTTTTTTGGAGACTCTTCCACTGGTAGACGAATAGATTGGTATTTATCCTTGCGGTTGTTTTGGCCCCTGGTGGTTGAGAGAAGACCAAAAATCAACATGTGTTCTTGAAGAATAGTATAATCAAAAGTCTAAGACTTGGCACAACCGGCCACTCAAGTAAATACCATGACCAAACACCATCGATACAAGAATCGACATGTTAGGCAATGTCTTCTGGGTACTTTGGTTGACTTCACTATTATGGTGGAAGCGGCGATAAAATGAGTAAGGAGTTACAGATCTCTCAACTTCATCCATTTTTGCAGAATTTTCGCCATTGTACGTTTTCTTCTATGGCGCACTTCTTTTGTTATTGGTAATCTCAACTACAGTGGTAAGATTCAGGTGGCAATGGGGTATATTAAAGATTACACGCAAAGCTTTGTTGCTTCCTCAataacttgtctttttcttttttgcgaaACTCAATAATGTCGTCTCCGATCTTAGTTTTCGGAGATAGTCCTCTTGCTTGGTTCGGGTTAAGGCTTATCACGAGGGGTACAAATTTGAAGTTGGTAGCCCATTTGTATGGGCTTGTGCTTGGTGAGGTGCCCAATAAACTATATGAACCTGATCGGTTAGTGCAGGAGTCTTAGCAGTGGAGTGCATGCGATTTTGCTATAGGTTGACTACAATCTTAGCTTCTAAAAAAGATATAAAAATAAGGTTGTGACTCTGAAATAAATATTAACAAAATCACTCAAGTAAATACGGTTGAAGATAACACATAAGACAACTTAAACTGCAATAATAAACAAGATGTAGTTGGGGCACGTGGTGCACTTGAAACACGTTAActactctccccgctccataattttttgtcatggttttagtttaaatttaaaaatcatgaaaataattATGGAACTGATGGAGTAGTTAGTAAGGAGTAGTATATTCTTATCAACTGTGTCGCTATCTTTGTCAACTGCGCTTATGTCAACTGGATCGTTATCTTTGTCAACCATATTCTTGTTAACTGCAATGCTCACTTGATTCCTATTATGAAGTAAACGCTGCTCAGCGTGAGTGTTTGAGTTCTAAATGTATAGTTGTCTGTAAAAAAATCTGAATTCCCATAGAGCAAAATCGAATACACGTGCAAAACTATACATACACCCCCGAATTCTTTTCCTATGTACAAATGTGTCGACTAATGTGAGCATCGACTGATCTGTAAGTGAACAATGCTCTGAAAAACCATGTCCATAAATCATGGCCATGCACTCTGAAGAATGTAGCGATCAGAAAGCAGAGCTCCTCTGCTCACTTGACGAATTTCTGCACGCCTTCGAAGAAATCCAGCATGTAGTCCTCGAGGTCCTCGAGGCTGTACTTGATGTATCTCGACGCCGAGTGTCGGCTGCTGCCGGACGACGACCCCGTCTGCGTCCTCGGCCGTGCGAGGAACGACCGGTACGCCGGGATCAGCCGCTCCGACACGGCGATCCTGAGCTCCTCCCGGAGCTGCGGGTCGATCACCTTCCACGACGTCTGGTTCCGGTACAGCTCCTCGAACGCCGCGTTGAAGCTCCTCGCCTTGTCCTTCACCGTCGGCCCCGCGGCGCTGCCGTCGTCCCTGAGGCATGACAGCACGGCGATCCACGACGCCCGGAGGTAGCCTGTCTCGTACTGCCGTATctggccgcggtggcggcggatccAGTCGTCGCCGAGGAGCTCCCGGACCGGGGAGTCCATCACCTTCTGCACGATGTAGTAGAGGTTGTTCATGAGGAATATGTGCTTGAGGCCGGCGTCGTCGTACAGGCACGACTTCTCGTCCATCTTGCGCAGCAACCGGGTCATGAGCTCGCGCATGCACCGCCCCGACGGCGTCGAGGTGGCGGCGGCACCGTCGTGGTTGTCGGCCTCGCCGCCGTCGAAGGAGTCGATGGTGTCGACGAGGACAATGTCCAGCGTGCCGCGGCAGTCGGCgaggaggccgcagtagttgagCACGTAGCGGGTCATGGGGTGGATCTCCCCGGCGAGCACGGGCCTCCGCGACGACTCGCCCTGGATGACGGCCCCGAACTCCTCGATGGTGCGGCGCACGGTGCAGCCCAGCCGCGCGGAGACGGCGGAGACCTCGGCGTCGAAGAGGTCGCGCGCGTCCCCGGCGAAGAGGGCCACCAGCTCCGGCGCGACGTCGGCGAGCGCCTCGTGCATGCCGATCGTGCGGAAGAGCTTCTCCGTGGCGCGCGCGGACATGGCGACGGCGTCGGCGAAGCCGAGCAGCTGCAGGACGCAGCCGCGGGCGACGTCGGCGAAGCACTCGTGGCCGAGCTCCTCGTCCGAGGCGAACACCTCGTCGCAGAGCTGCCGCTCGCCGGCCAGGACGGTCCTGACCACGGCCCTGACGGCGTGGTTCCACCGCCGCATCTTCTGGTCCAGCGCCGGCCAGTCCATCCTCAgcacctcctcgatggcgacggggTCCGCGGCGCCCGTCAGGTGCGCCACGGCCTCCGCCAGCGCGTCGCGGCGCACGGCGACGTAGACCTGCGCGAGCTCCGGGCCGTACCCGGCGCGCAGCATGCGGTCGGCCACGCCCAGGACGGAGGCGGCCGCGCGCGGGGAGAGGcgcgacgacggggacgacgcgtCGGGCGGCGACGTCGCGTCGTCGACGACTAGGTCGTCCGAGTAGGAGAACGAgtggcgccgcgcggaggaggaagaggaggaggagagcagcGCGCGTGCCTCCTCCTCCAGGCGCGGCATGGCGGCCTGCACGGCCTCGGCGGCGCGGGAGGCGAGGCCGCCCTGCAGCGCCGCGGCCGCGATGGCGTCGTCGACGGCGTACAGGTAGTCGTTCAtgccggaggacgacgacgaggagttgCGCCGGAGGATGACGTCCTCCGCGGCCGCAAACGCCTCCTCCTCATCCGAGCCGTACGCCGCTTCACCCCCGGCCGGAGGGGATACGGGGAGCACGCCCGTGTCGTAGATGGACAGCACGCGCATCATGTCATCGGCGGCGTTCTTGGACACGGCCATCCTCTTGGCGATGTCCGTGGGCGGCGACGACGCGGTGGTGCTCGCCATGGCGATCGTCGCGCGCGGGAGCAGCAAGaaagctcgctcgctcgctcgattCTTCCTCTTGGGTAGCGTGAGAAGACCGGGTGAAAGTATTCGGTTCTGCTACCTACCCGGAAGGCCGTGGTTCGACGGTTTTTGTAAACGTTGACGCGCCAAGGGCCAACGAACCAAACACGGTCAAGCGCGCCGTGTCGCGCCATTTTTAAATTATCGTTGCGGATATTTGAACGCCACAGAATATTCAGAGGTGCGGTTTTATACCTGCATACTTTGACAGATAAATGCGACCATTTTTATACCTCAAAAAAAATGCGACCATTTTTACCAACTTACGATTAAAAGATGAAGGCATTGCATGCCTCGGTTGAAGAGTACATGGACGGTTGATCCCATGTCATTGTTTGTGGAAAAGTCCATCTTTTTTGAGCTTGGGGAAAAGTCGATTTGGGGCATATGGAGAAGTCCTGTTCACAATGAAGAACATTTCAGTATGAACAAAATCGAACTGCGTGTGTAAAGCTAGTGCCAAGTGAGTCAAGCTCTTCCCGTACTTGCATTGACAATGTCTTGCTTGTCCATGATTAGATAGAAAACCATGTGCTAGAGATATTGTCTGCTTTAAGGTCAAGCTGGGGTTGCAAACATCTCTAGACGGTTTTGCCACGACTAGATAGAAACACGATGTGGCGAGATTTTGATGGATGTGATAACTAACTTTGGTGCGGATTTCTAGTCCATTAATAACATTGCTGCACTGAAGTGGCAAGGTTCTCCATTTTAATAGTTAAAGTGGGGCACGTCAGTTTAGTTTAGCCTCTCCGGAAATCTAACCTTGTACATTTTCATGTAAAAAGAACTTGTAGAACACTTATATTATTGAAAATGCAAGTTATGTGTACTCAAACTTCATATTAGAACATACCGATCAGACGGAAATTTAAATTGGCTGCACTTTTAATATATCTCTTCTGACCGAGGAATTTCTTGGAGCTCGATCGATTAACTCACCCTTGGATCAGCACCCTAATTCgtgagaggaggcggaggagagaGAACCGATCCAGAGCCGGTGGCGCCAAGTCAACTTAGGCTAGGTCGTTGGTGGGGGTGCGGTTTGTCGATGCCATAGATGGATGGGATGACATTGGAGCTTGCGGACCGGCAGAGGAGGAGCTTGGGTAGGGCGGCAAGCTGTCGTGACAGCGCGCTGGCCGTAGGCTGGAATGACGGCGGTTAGGCCGAAATCGGTCACGGGGGCTCGCCGAAGGAGGGGAAGGACACcatgggtgggggggggggggttgtgctGGTCATCCGAGTACTAGGTTTGTCCTCTGTCACTCGAGCTCTAGGCGCGTCACCCCCCCCCCTTTTAATATTGGATACACTCCAAAGAACACAAACGATGACTAGAGTGCATCGGAATTCTCCTCTAGCTTTCCAACTGTACATAGCCAATCATCTCCCTGATCTGATATGTCCAACTTCTTGTTGAAGAGAAAAGGTTGGCAAAACATCCTTAGGAGAAAGTACGTTGGCTCACGTGCATTATCTCAAGTTTATTAGAAACCCGGCGACTCACACCACTAGGCTGGAATAATGACGACGAAGAAATTCTTCTTTCCATATGGTTTTTCTCAATGAGGACGGATCAAATAGGTTCTGGTAGCATAAATAGCTAGGTAATACCACACTCCGAGAATAATATCTAGCCTTGTATAATATTGTGTGTGAAAAAAGTGATATACTTGCTAGGTCTTCGAAACTTCACAACAGAATGTGTCCTTGAGAAGAAATCTCAATGGCCCTAGACAAGTAACTTTAAATGCTTTGCTACAGCGTCTAGCTTTGGTTCATCTGAACGTGGTGATCCGATGAATTTCGATGGAATGTTCATGAGAGTGGTAATGCTCACTGGATTCTATGTAAGCTCTAATCCAACCCAATGTGCCATTTAATATCAATAACaaattggaagatgaagatcTCACTTAAAATAAAGGTTTTtgcgtggtatcttcgtcgaggggtaaTTCTTACGAAGATAACCCTGCAAAACGTAATTAGCAGGGAAGTAAAACGAGTGTCTTCTGTCACCATGATGAGACTATAAAACACTCTTCCAATGTagatttgctagatctatatggttagCCATTtatataggttctaccttatactcaCCACAAAGTgttatggatatattcaataatttGCTCAACGGTGTGGATCCTAGGTTTAAGCTACTTATTACGATGGAAGCGAATTGCTGCTATTTAGTCGCTATGACTATGTAAAAATGATAAGTTATTTAATGATAcgaattcttctcttatgcaatTTATCTACCAGTGCACAACTACGCTCCGTTCATGATCAACTATACGGCGTGAGGAGCATCGCGACCTGTTTACGGAGATGTCTACACGGTTGAAGGATATAGCGGGGGATTTTTTTTCCCTACATAAATGAGAGCGCAATCTATTGGTTAGCCCTCTTTCGCCTTaatctctcttatagtttcttttATGAGTACTTATGGAGAGCCTCAATTCTATTTTGGATGTAACTTCTTGATTGAAACGGCTACGTGCATCACAGCTATGCATCGATCAGATGTGTAATGCTTAACacttttaagtaataaaatactttttattaaaaaaaacatgAATCTTGACCGTTCTACTTTTAGGAGGAATGGTGATATCCATCCTATACTTGTGCACTCGTGTGGAGAAAAGTCAGTGGTCAGCGGACAGCGGTCGCTCGGCCTGAGGACAAATAATGGTCTTGTTTTGATCCCTGGCCAAAATGAGGACAAAATACTTCTTCTGATCTTTCAAAGTACTCCTACTAACCAGCACAGGAAATGATACTGTTCACCAGTCGTTATCTTATGGTTACTATCTCTTTATCGTCAAGTCTACACTTACATAAATGTACATGATTCCTGCAATCCGATCCCGATGGAAGAAAATATTGTAAGAGGCAAACATTCCTATCTCATGGACCATACGATGCTTCATTCCGATTTTCCGATGTAGAACCTGTCCCTTCTAGCAATTAGCTACGGATGTTGAACAACATATCACTTTCTCTGGCAGATCCGTCTCGCACAAGGAAGTGACCACTGGCCACGCACAAAGCATAAATGGGGAAAGCTATTCTAGTACACGTCATCTCATCTTTTTTATAAAAAGCTAAGCCATCTATTAGGGAATAATAACACGAAAGCATCGTTTTTTCTCACCTCACCCCCTCCCACCAAAGTAACTCAAGCATATCGTTTTAGCAAAATTATGGAACTTATTTATTGAACTTGTTGCAAGTACTAACAATCTACTAATACACCGTCTCCATCAGAGGAACATTGACTGTGTACAAAGAGAATGAAGCAACATCTGTTCATATGGCTTTCAAGAAAATTGCAACAGCGCTATAATCTGGCGCTCTATATTTCGTTTGCAGCGCGCTGCGCTAGGATAGAGCGCAGGCATGTCCTTCGTCCTTCGCCGGGTGCTCTAGTTTAGAGCGCGTGCATGTGAGAGAAAAAAGCCCCACCCCCCACCACGCGTTGCAAAGTGGGGCGTGCTCGACCGGCGCAAACCAAAATCACACAATTGCATACATTGAACAACatcaaacaaaccctaaaaaatgAACAACAAATTATCTAGTTAATTGATTGTGCACGACATCGACGCCATCGAGCTTCAGCGCGGCACTGTGGTAGCACCGCGCTAGTAAATCAAGCACCACACGGCTTCCAATCACCGGAAATACCGAGCGCTCGCCGCGGAGGCCGGGGCGGGGGCGAGATTTCGCGGCTGCGGATGACGAGGGGCTGGCGCCGAGGGGGACAATCTGCGCGGCGGCGAGGGGTTGGCGCCGAGGGGGAGAATCTGCACGACGGCGGCGCTGAAATGGGTGGGAAAGCGATTGGGGAAGAAGAGGGCGTGGGCGCGCATGGAAAATTTCCGGGAGCGCGTGCTATAGTTGGAGCACCAAATATTCAGCGCCAGCTAGCGCAAAATGTCCTACCGCGTTAAAATTCTGCAGCGCGTGAGAATGCAGAGCCTGCTGGAGGAGCGCGCACACAGGCTGACGCAGCAAATTGGCGATTAATATAGCGCCACACCAGAATAGCGCCACTGTTGGAGATGTTCTAAGAATCTTAAatcactttcttctcatgcctcGGGCATTTCGGGGAAACTTTACATTTTCATATAGTTATACATCCACTTATTAGTGTATTTTTTTGCTTGTGGATTGGGGTGGATAACAAGAAATGCAGCACAAATGGAAAGTATCATACAAAGAGAGTGTTTTGCGAATAGGACCACTGATCAGTAATAGTACAAAGAACACCAAAGATAATAGAAATTACAAATATATCTTTAAATTGTCTACGGAAGGGAGTTAGTTATTTATTCAAAAAGATTCATGCAAAGGACACAACCAGTAGGGGCTCGCGCCGTGTTGACTCTTCATGGAGATAAAAACACCATTGTCCATCTTAAACAATGTGTATCTTGTTGTTTCTTCAAAAAGTTACATGCAAAGACACTGTCTCTACAGGCTCCGTCCTTCGACTCCCCATGAAGAATGAAAAACTATGACTTAGACCAAAGAGATAACAAAATGATTCGAAGGAAGAACTTATATGTAGAAAAAGGTTGAAACTCCATAGCTGATCTGTTGAGAGATGTAAATATAAAGTATTATAGGGACTATATTGAAAAGTGTGGCATGTATGTAAACAGAGGAGAGACTAGAAGAGACTAGTTCTCCCAGGAAAAATCCCCAAGTCGATTGAAGCCATGTTCAGATGAAACCCCCAAATCCAACCTGAAATTCCTCAAATCCTTTTCTTACAagacaacatggtatcagagcaattaGATCCAGTGCGATTCTAGTGTGATTTCCCTTTT
This Lolium rigidum isolate FL_2022 unplaced genomic scaffold, APGP_CSIRO_Lrig_0.1 contig_59506_1, whole genome shotgun sequence DNA region includes the following protein-coding sequences:
- the LOC124681911 gene encoding exocyst complex component EXO70B1-like is translated as MASTTASSPPTDIAKRMAVSKNAADDMMRVLSIYDTGVLPVSPPAGGEAAYGSDEEEAFAAAEDVILRRNSSSSSSGMNDYLYAVDDAIAAAALQGGLASRAAEAVQAAMPRLEEEARALLSSSSSSSARRHSFSYSDDLVVDDATSPPDASSPSSRLSPRAAASVLGVADRMLRAGYGPELAQVYVAVRRDALAEAVAHLTGAADPVAIEEVLRMDWPALDQKMRRWNHAVRAVVRTVLAGERQLCDEVFASDEELGHECFADVARGCVLQLLGFADAVAMSARATEKLFRTIGMHEALADVAPELVALFAGDARDLFDAEVSAVSARLGCTVRRTIEEFGAVIQGESSRRPVLAGEIHPMTRYVLNYCGLLADCRGTLDIVLVDTIDSFDGGEADNHDGAAATSTPSGRCMRELMTRLLRKMDEKSCLYDDAGLKHIFLMNNLYYIVQKVMDSPVRELLGDDWIRRHRGQIRQYETGYLRASWIAVLSCLRDDGSAAGPTVKDKARSFNAAFEELYRNQTSWKVIDPQLREELRIAVSERLIPAYRSFLARPRTQTGSSSGSSRHSASRYIKYSLEDLEDYMLDFFEGVQKFVK